A window of Chitinophagales bacterium contains these coding sequences:
- a CDS encoding PKD domain-containing protein, with product MGLKRQYWIWGIFILLFHAQAKAQAPLANFTASPLSGCSPLVVNFTDLSTNTPTSWAWDFGTGATSSAQNPTTTFFNPGTYTVVLTATNASGSNTLTRTAYITVYEAPSVNFIGVDSVGCYPLRTQFTDQSQPGAGNTNLGWEWSFGDGAISTQQNPTHRYDLSGNYSVTLRVTNDKGCTRTLNKPQYIQVSPGVDANFSNSSPNVCQPPVDISFNNLSTGPGVLTYSWNFGDGNISTQNNPIHTYTNPGNYDVLLIATSSLGCIDSFFRGSALVIDNISTDFSVPDSICINESVQFLNISNPVPQGSVWDFGDGGTSTAQSPTKSYATAGTYAVKLINNFPNCQDSITKNITVVPFPLADFTAPVTASCQPPLTVNFQDISTGGAVAWNWDFGDGGSSTQQNPSHTYTSYGSYTVTLIATNSTGCSDTIIRSQYIRVIKPVISFPDLPVQGCIPFAVNFSANISTVDAVSSYLWTFGDGGTSTLATPSHTYTVLGNYTVSLTITTSTGCTETLTLGSAVKAGTPPTVNFSATPLETCVDQPVQFTELANPADAFLWDFGNGDISTQPNPLYSYPQAGVYTIKLVARNSGCPDSLIRTDYVVIRAPQAFFTYTIDCNSRNDFVFTDRSDSSSTWLWDFGDGVTSTLQNPSHSFPGLGTYTVSLTVTYGACQHTYSQPVRVLNENPDLLAIPNPICKEVPALFHATNTNNANIATYTWNMGDGTTLTGNDTVNHAYVNAGNYTIRLITTDVNGCLDTVIKTNFIRVNGPIAAFISPVTGGCKGLQVNFQDQSTTDGVNPITQWQWNFGDGTIQTFTGPPFQHIYADTGTFSVQLIVTDQSGCRDTATRLSYITTSDPSVTFSTNTPQTCPGSPVRFNVNAIGNGITYRWDFGDGNTSTQAIPAPPHSYANTGQYTVKLTVTDQYGCADSLVRPLYISVDEPRADFQMEDSISSCSPFEVKFTNNSTYYYAQTWDFGDGTTSTVQNPTHYYSTPGTYQVRLIIQSAGTCFDTLFKTVQLYDTIGTRIAYAPFAGCKPQSVDFIATTNGPLTYIWDFGDGQTLATNTPTLTHVYNTFGSFVPKLILEDQTGCLIPVSGSDTIHITGAEANFGVVNDLFCDSGMVQFIDSTTSNDPVTQYQWDFGDGGSSTATAPSHFYAAPGIYSVSLAVQTQQGCTDTLRIDSLIRVVASPQIAITGDVAACVFSPLVFNGVLQVPDTSQLNWQWNFSNGNNFNGQSPGTQTFSTPGNATATLTVTNSSGCVDTAMRNLRIHPLPTVSMPSELTTNAGQSIQIPALYSGNMTSYAWTPPTNLDCSDCPQPFASPGANTTYNVQFLDSNGCAGTGSILIKVKCENANVFLPNTFSPNNDGRNDMFFPRGTGIGLVKVLRIFNRWGEVVFEKNNFSPNASTEGWDGTYKGKPAGEGVYIFQLEVYCQNGELIKLDGNVTLIK from the coding sequence TTGGGACTGAAAAGACAATACTGGATCTGGGGAATCTTTATCCTTCTCTTCCATGCTCAGGCAAAGGCTCAGGCGCCATTGGCCAATTTCACAGCAAGCCCTCTCTCAGGTTGTTCGCCCCTGGTAGTCAACTTTACTGACCTTTCCACCAATACGCCGACCAGTTGGGCTTGGGATTTTGGGACGGGTGCTACCTCCTCCGCTCAGAACCCAACCACAACCTTCTTTAACCCCGGAACCTATACAGTCGTTCTCACCGCTACAAATGCGTCTGGTTCTAATACCCTTACCCGCACGGCCTATATCACCGTTTATGAGGCCCCCAGCGTAAATTTCATTGGCGTTGATTCGGTGGGATGTTATCCGTTAAGAACCCAATTCACGGATCAATCACAACCTGGCGCGGGCAATACAAACCTGGGCTGGGAATGGAGTTTTGGAGATGGAGCCATTTCCACGCAGCAAAATCCAACGCATCGATATGACCTGAGTGGTAATTATTCGGTCACCTTGCGTGTCACAAATGATAAAGGCTGTACACGTACGCTGAATAAACCACAATACATACAGGTGAGCCCTGGCGTAGATGCCAATTTTTCCAATTCCAGTCCCAATGTGTGCCAACCACCGGTTGATATTAGTTTTAATAACCTGTCCACAGGCCCGGGGGTATTGACCTATTCCTGGAATTTTGGTGACGGCAATATTTCTACCCAAAACAACCCGATACATACCTATACCAACCCCGGGAATTATGATGTCCTGTTGATCGCCACCAGCAGCCTGGGGTGTATTGATAGTTTTTTCCGTGGGTCTGCCTTGGTAATCGACAATATTTCGACAGATTTCTCCGTACCGGATAGCATTTGCATTAATGAATCGGTTCAATTTCTGAATATATCCAACCCCGTGCCCCAGGGATCGGTTTGGGATTTTGGAGACGGGGGAACATCCACCGCGCAAAGTCCAACCAAATCCTACGCGACGGCTGGTACGTATGCTGTTAAACTCATAAATAATTTTCCCAATTGCCAGGACTCGATCACCAAAAATATCACGGTGGTCCCATTCCCCTTGGCTGACTTCACCGCACCGGTTACCGCGAGTTGCCAACCACCCTTGACGGTGAACTTCCAGGATATTTCAACCGGTGGGGCTGTAGCATGGAACTGGGATTTTGGAGACGGAGGTTCTTCCACGCAACAAAATCCATCGCATACCTATACCAGCTATGGTTCCTATACGGTTACTCTCATTGCGACAAATAGTACCGGTTGCAGCGATACCATCATACGTTCCCAATATATCCGGGTAATTAAACCCGTGATCTCTTTCCCTGATCTGCCGGTACAGGGTTGTATCCCTTTTGCGGTGAATTTTTCTGCTAATATCAGCACTGTAGATGCAGTTAGTTCCTATTTATGGACCTTTGGTGACGGGGGTACTTCTACCCTGGCTACCCCTTCACATACCTACACCGTATTGGGAAATTACACGGTCAGTCTCACCATCACTACCAGCACTGGCTGCACAGAAACATTAACCCTCGGAAGTGCCGTCAAAGCGGGGACTCCCCCCACTGTGAATTTTTCGGCAACACCATTGGAGACCTGTGTTGACCAGCCTGTTCAATTCACCGAACTGGCCAATCCGGCCGATGCCTTTCTCTGGGATTTTGGCAATGGAGATATTTCCACGCAACCCAACCCATTATATAGCTATCCGCAAGCCGGTGTTTATACCATAAAACTCGTTGCACGTAATAGTGGTTGTCCCGATTCCCTTATCCGCACCGATTATGTGGTCATTCGGGCGCCCCAGGCCTTCTTTACCTATACGATCGATTGTAATTCGCGAAATGATTTTGTATTCACGGATCGATCCGACAGCTCAAGTACCTGGTTATGGGATTTTGGGGATGGGGTGACCTCCACCTTGCAAAACCCTTCGCATAGTTTCCCTGGTCTGGGCACCTACACCGTTTCCCTTACTGTTACCTATGGTGCCTGTCAACATACCTATAGCCAACCTGTAAGGGTGTTGAATGAAAACCCGGATCTGCTGGCAATTCCTAATCCGATATGTAAAGAAGTGCCGGCTTTGTTTCATGCCACCAATACAAATAACGCCAATATTGCCACCTACACCTGGAACATGGGTGATGGCACTACACTGACGGGAAATGATACGGTTAATCATGCCTATGTAAACGCAGGCAATTACACCATCCGGTTGATCACTACTGATGTGAATGGTTGTCTTGATACGGTTATCAAAACAAACTTCATCCGGGTAAATGGACCTATTGCAGCGTTCATTTCACCCGTAACAGGTGGATGCAAAGGACTTCAGGTCAATTTTCAGGATCAGTCAACCACCGATGGGGTCAATCCCATTACCCAATGGCAATGGAATTTTGGAGACGGTACCATTCAAACATTTACCGGTCCGCCTTTTCAGCATATATATGCTGATACAGGAACCTTTAGTGTTCAGTTGATCGTAACCGATCAATCGGGATGCCGGGATACAGCAACGAGATTATCCTACATTACCACCTCCGATCCCTCTGTTACTTTTTCCACCAATACACCGCAAACCTGTCCGGGTTCACCTGTTCGGTTTAATGTCAATGCCATTGGCAACGGGATCACCTATCGCTGGGATTTTGGAGATGGCAATACCAGTACCCAGGCGATTCCAGCACCTCCACATAGTTATGCCAATACAGGTCAGTATACGGTGAAACTGACCGTGACCGACCAATATGGATGTGCCGACTCACTGGTACGCCCACTCTATATTTCCGTGGATGAACCTCGCGCTGATTTTCAAATGGAGGACTCAATCAGTTCCTGCTCTCCATTTGAAGTGAAGTTCACCAATAACTCCACCTACTACTATGCACAAACCTGGGACTTTGGCGACGGGACCACTTCCACCGTACAAAACCCCACCCACTATTATTCTACGCCGGGCACCTATCAGGTACGACTGATTATTCAAAGTGCCGGCACCTGCTTTGATACGCTGTTTAAAACAGTACAGCTTTACGATACCATTGGTACCCGTATTGCCTATGCCCCATTTGCCGGGTGCAAACCACAATCAGTGGATTTTATTGCAACAACCAATGGACCACTAACCTATATCTGGGATTTTGGAGACGGGCAAACCCTCGCCACCAATACCCCCACGCTGACGCATGTGTATAATACCTTTGGAAGTTTTGTACCCAAGCTTATCCTGGAAGATCAGACCGGTTGCCTGATTCCGGTGTCCGGGTCTGACACGATCCACATTACCGGGGCCGAAGCGAATTTTGGAGTGGTGAATGATTTGTTTTGTGATAGTGGCATGGTTCAATTCATAGATAGTACCACCTCGAATGATCCGGTCACCCAATACCAGTGGGATTTTGGAGATGGTGGAAGTTCCACGGCCACGGCGCCTTCGCATTTTTATGCGGCACCGGGGATCTATTCAGTTTCGCTGGCAGTACAAACCCAGCAAGGCTGTACAGACACCCTCCGGATTGACAGCCTGATCAGGGTTGTCGCCAGTCCGCAGATCGCGATAACCGGCGATGTAGCCGCCTGTGTTTTTTCACCCCTGGTCTTCAATGGTGTATTACAGGTACCCGATACCTCACAATTGAACTGGCAATGGAATTTCTCCAATGGAAATAATTTCAATGGTCAGTCACCTGGTACCCAGACCTTTTCCACGCCAGGTAATGCTACGGCCACGCTTACTGTGACCAACAGCAGTGGCTGTGTGGATACGGCCATGCGCAATCTGCGTATCCATCCTTTGCCCACCGTATCCATGCCCTCCGAGTTAACTACCAACGCGGGACAATCGATACAAATACCTGCGTTGTATTCGGGTAATATGACCAGCTATGCGTGGACCCCGCCTACCAACCTGGATTGTTCAGACTGCCCGCAACCTTTTGCCAGCCCGGGTGCCAATACAACATACAATGTCCAGTTCCTGGATAGCAATGGTTGTGCAGGCACCGGTTCGATACTGATCAAAGTGAAATGCGAAAACGCCAATGTATTTTTACCCAATACCTTCTCCCCCAATAATGATGGAAGAAATGATATGTTCTTCCCACGCGGAACAGGTATCGGGTTGGTAAAAGTGCTCCGCATCTTCAACCGTTGGGGAGAAGTAGTATTTGAGAAAAATAATTTTTCACCCAATGCCAGCACCGAAGGATGGGATGGAACCTATAAAGGGAAGCCAGCTGGTGAAGGGGTGTACATTTTCCAATTGGAAGTTTATTGTCAAAATGGAGAGTTGATTAAGTTGGATGGTAATGTGACCTTGATAAAGTGA
- a CDS encoding Nif3-like dinuclear metal center hexameric protein: MTIHHITSHLESIAPLSLQEEYDNAGLLTGQCEDECTGVICALDVTEEVLDEAIRKKCNLIVAHHPVIFKGLKRLNGNGLVERVIIQAIRHGIAIYAIHTNLDNVESGVNGRIAEQLGLLHTQVLSPQPGSLRKLFTFVPHAHADHLRNALFEAGGGHIGQYSACSFNTEGTGTFLGAEGTNPFVGEPGKLHQEPETRIEMVFPAWLEGRILQALRNNHPYEEVAFDIVPLSNPLPGIGSGMVGDLPEPLSETDFLRLLKEKFGTPVIRHTEFSGRSVSRVAICGGAGSFLIPKALSSGAQAFVTADLKYHEFFTADGRLLLADIGHFESEQYTIDLLTEGLQKKFPTFAVLKTEVKTNPVHYFQ, translated from the coding sequence ATGACCATCCACCACATCACCTCCCATCTCGAATCTATCGCACCACTTAGTTTACAGGAGGAATATGACAATGCAGGGTTGCTGACCGGACAATGTGAAGATGAATGTACCGGTGTAATTTGCGCATTGGATGTTACCGAAGAAGTTTTGGATGAAGCGATTCGGAAAAAATGTAACCTGATTGTAGCGCATCATCCGGTCATATTTAAAGGGTTGAAAAGATTGAATGGAAATGGCCTGGTCGAAAGAGTGATCATTCAGGCGATCCGTCACGGCATTGCGATTTATGCCATCCACACAAATTTGGATAATGTGGAATCTGGGGTTAATGGACGGATAGCCGAACAATTGGGGCTTTTGCATACCCAGGTGCTGTCGCCTCAACCAGGGTCACTACGCAAACTTTTTACCTTTGTTCCCCATGCCCATGCCGACCATTTGCGGAACGCGCTTTTTGAGGCCGGGGGAGGACATATTGGCCAATATTCAGCCTGTAGTTTCAATACGGAAGGAACAGGTACTTTTTTGGGGGCGGAAGGAACAAATCCATTTGTTGGGGAACCGGGAAAGCTACACCAGGAACCCGAAACCCGGATCGAAATGGTTTTTCCCGCCTGGTTGGAAGGCCGGATTCTGCAGGCACTCCGAAACAACCACCCTTACGAGGAGGTCGCTTTTGATATCGTCCCCCTTTCCAACCCCCTGCCCGGGATTGGTTCCGGCATGGTAGGCGATCTGCCGGAACCTTTATCTGAAACTGATTTTCTCCGGCTTTTAAAGGAAAAATTTGGCACCCCGGTCATCCGGCACACAGAATTTTCCGGGAGGTCGGTCTCCCGGGTAGCGATTTGCGGAGGTGCCGGAAGCTTCCTGATTCCCAAAGCGTTATCGTCTGGCGCCCAAGCCTTTGTGACCGCAGACCTGAAATATCATGAGTTTTTTACAGCCGATGGACGCCTGCTCCTGGCCGATATCGGTCATTTTGAAAGTGAACAGTACACCATCGATCTCCTGACCGAAGGATTGCAGAAAAAATTTCCTACCTTTGCCGTCCTGAAAACGGAGGTGAAAACCAATCCCGTGCACTATTTTCAGTGA
- a CDS encoding DinB family protein yields MRKRKWGYMLLAALVVSGIAGTPGNDTLSKAERKIAINYFKDSRARVIKATKGLSEEQLNFKPSPEAWSIKECVYHISLSENNLWAWMEGLVKSPANPEKRSEIKVSDEQVYQMVESRERKVKTMEPFEPKNAKWASAQQALDEFKQARNDHIQYARTTTETLRDHVTDTPLGAIDAYQLLLFISAHTNRHVAQMEEVKAAPGFPK; encoded by the coding sequence ATGCGAAAAAGAAAATGGGGCTATATGTTACTCGCTGCCCTTGTTGTTTCCGGTATTGCAGGCACTCCGGGAAATGACACCCTTTCCAAAGCGGAAAGAAAGATCGCCATCAACTACTTTAAAGATTCACGTGCCAGGGTCATCAAGGCCACGAAGGGACTCTCCGAAGAACAACTCAATTTCAAACCCAGCCCGGAGGCCTGGTCCATCAAAGAATGTGTTTACCATATCTCTCTGTCGGAAAACAATCTATGGGCATGGATGGAAGGGTTGGTAAAAAGTCCGGCCAATCCCGAAAAACGGAGTGAAATAAAAGTCTCCGACGAGCAGGTTTACCAGATGGTGGAAAGCCGCGAACGCAAGGTGAAAACCATGGAGCCATTTGAACCGAAAAACGCGAAATGGGCAAGCGCTCAACAGGCCCTTGATGAATTCAAACAAGCCCGTAACGATCATATTCAATACGCCCGAACCACCACGGAAACCTTGCGTGACCATGTAACCGATACGCCGCTTGGTGCCATCGACGCCTATCAATTGCTTCTCTTTATCTCTGCCCATACCAACCGGCATGTGGCCCAGATGGAGGAGGTAAAAGCAGCCCCCGGTTTTCCAAAGTGA
- a CDS encoding YitT family protein, protein MSLDPRFHQIILHEIKKSLGKSDTEGLTRYELAKGVWRLRKSLRNTIKGGILMLLGVFSAGFGLMGFLIPNDFIDGGVMGISLLINNQTGISLAILVVVINLPFILLARYQVGLAFSIKSIVAIVALAIVIAFFPFKVITHDKLLVALFGGFFLGGGIGLTIRGGGVIDGTEVLAIFLSRKRGLSVGDFILIFNIIIFGVAAYILSWEIALYAILTYMAASKTVDFILEGIEEFTGVTIISPHSDEITDMIRNKMNRGLTVYAGRKGYGKRGESVDSPHIIFTVITRLEISKLTLEIEKIDPNAFVVMQAIKDTRGGMVKKRPLKQ, encoded by the coding sequence ATGAGCTTAGATCCAAGATTTCATCAGATCATCCTTCATGAAATAAAAAAGAGCCTTGGTAAATCAGATACCGAGGGTTTGACCCGGTATGAGCTGGCCAAAGGCGTTTGGCGGCTTCGAAAAAGTTTAAGGAATACGATCAAGGGAGGAATTTTGATGTTGCTGGGGGTATTCTCGGCAGGGTTTGGGTTAATGGGATTTTTGATCCCGAATGATTTTATTGATGGTGGTGTAATGGGTATTTCATTATTGATCAATAATCAAACCGGAATCTCTCTGGCCATCCTTGTTGTCGTCATTAATCTTCCTTTTATTTTACTGGCCCGTTATCAGGTTGGTTTGGCCTTTAGCATAAAAAGCATTGTGGCCATTGTTGCTTTGGCGATCGTGATCGCTTTCTTTCCCTTCAAGGTCATTACTCATGACAAGTTGCTGGTGGCCCTGTTTGGTGGTTTTTTTCTGGGGGGTGGAATCGGTTTAACCATTCGGGGTGGTGGTGTGATCGATGGAACGGAAGTGCTGGCGATATTTTTAAGCCGAAAAAGAGGATTGAGTGTGGGTGATTTCATCCTGATTTTTAATATCATCATTTTCGGCGTCGCCGCCTATATACTTTCCTGGGAAATTGCCCTCTATGCGATTCTTACCTATATGGCCGCTTCCAAGACAGTTGATTTTATCCTGGAAGGTATTGAAGAATTTACCGGGGTTACCATCATTTCCCCGCATAGTGATGAGATCACCGACATGATACGGAATAAGATGAACCGCGGGTTGACGGTCTATGCCGGTCGTAAAGGATATGGCAAACGGGGAGAGAGTGTAGACAGCCCCCATATCATTTTCACCGTGATCACGCGGTTGGAGATCAGTAAACTCACCCTGGAGATCGAAAAGATCGACCCGAATGCCTTTGTGGTCATGCAGGCCATCAAGGATACCAGAGGGGGAATGGTGAAGAAAAGACCGCTTAAACAATGA
- a CDS encoding SDR family oxidoreductase: MSNNLLKGKKGIIFGALDEKSIAWKTALKCYEEGAQIVLTNAPVALRMGEINKLAEACGNAPVIGADVTNMEDLKNLFEKSVEHFGGKVDFVLHSIGMSLNVRKGKHYTEMNYEWNQKTLDISAMSLHRVLRTAWDLDAISDWGSVVALTYIAAQRVFPDYNEMADAKALLESVTRSFGYHYGVRNKVRINTVSQSPTRTTAGSGVKGFDGFINYAEKMSPLGNASAEDCANYCMLLFSDMTRMVTMQNLFHDGGFSFTGVTGEVIAAMEK; encoded by the coding sequence ATGAGCAACAACCTCCTGAAAGGAAAGAAAGGCATTATTTTCGGCGCCCTGGATGAAAAATCCATCGCCTGGAAAACGGCATTGAAATGTTATGAAGAAGGCGCACAGATCGTATTGACCAATGCCCCTGTGGCCCTCCGCATGGGTGAGATCAATAAACTGGCAGAAGCCTGTGGCAATGCTCCTGTGATCGGTGCGGACGTCACAAATATGGAGGATCTTAAAAATCTCTTTGAAAAATCAGTGGAACATTTTGGTGGGAAGGTGGACTTTGTCCTGCACTCCATTGGAATGAGCCTGAACGTACGGAAAGGCAAGCACTATACCGAAATGAATTATGAATGGAACCAGAAGACGCTGGATATTTCGGCCATGAGCTTACACCGCGTACTCCGCACGGCCTGGGACCTGGATGCGATCAGTGACTGGGGTAGCGTAGTGGCATTGACCTATATCGCGGCGCAACGTGTATTCCCCGACTACAATGAAATGGCGGATGCCAAAGCCCTGTTGGAAAGTGTAACCCGGAGTTTTGGTTACCACTATGGTGTCCGGAATAAAGTACGGATCAATACCGTATCTCAATCACCCACCCGTACTACAGCCGGTAGTGGTGTAAAAGGGTTTGACGGCTTCATCAACTATGCAGAAAAAATGAGCCCGCTCGGAAATGCCTCCGCAGAAGATTGCGCCAACTACTGCATGCTTCTGTTCAGTGACATGACCCGTATGGTCACCATGCAAAACTTATTTCATGATGGCGGTTTCTCCTTTACCGGAGTTACGGGCGAGGTCATTGCAGCCATGGAAAAGTAG
- the recN gene encoding DNA repair protein RecN encodes MLVRLSIQNYAIIDTLEISFSPQLNIITGETGAGKSIIVGALGLVLGDRADTSVSYNKEQKCVVEALFHPADPKKTKAFLQTNELDEGDDLVLRREISPAGKTRAFINDTPVNLSQLRELSQLLVDLHQQFDTLELGESGFQREVLDALAGQWEAVTAYQKVYNQWQQVRHELTGLKEKQSAFQKEYDYNQFQYQELEDARFQENELEEAETELNMLTHAEGIRQTLDGVNQVLQEGESPVVQQLRSLQHQLQGYAEMLPGLPALLTRLQSAYVEVQDIADELERIGNKVQVDPRRMEELNERMSLGYRLLKKHGVKTTAELIQIRQELEGKLGAVLQLGDQIKEKEKEVVESEARAQQLAKSLSAARKKQIKPLEEKVNQMLAQVGMPNARLKVEMKTGTLQLNGFDEVDFLFDANKSQQFLPVGKVASGGELSRLMLCIKSQVARSMNLPTLIFDEIDTGISGEAARQVGIIMKDLAIARQVISITHQPQIAGKADRHFFVYKEIKGDAVRTSVKELSMDERITAIAKMLSGEKPTAAAMENAREMVGN; translated from the coding sequence ATGCTCGTTCGTTTATCCATACAGAACTACGCGATCATCGACACGCTCGAAATCTCCTTTTCACCCCAATTGAATATTATTACCGGGGAAACAGGAGCGGGCAAGTCCATCATCGTAGGCGCATTGGGGTTGGTGTTAGGCGACCGCGCCGATACCTCTGTATCCTACAACAAAGAGCAGAAATGTGTAGTGGAAGCCCTTTTTCATCCCGCCGATCCAAAAAAAACAAAAGCGTTTCTTCAAACCAATGAATTGGATGAAGGTGACGACCTGGTATTGCGCAGAGAGATCAGCCCCGCAGGAAAAACCAGGGCTTTTATCAATGATACACCTGTCAACCTTTCTCAACTCAGGGAACTCAGCCAACTGTTGGTTGACCTTCACCAGCAATTTGATACGCTTGAATTGGGTGAATCCGGATTTCAGCGGGAGGTACTCGATGCCCTGGCCGGACAATGGGAGGCTGTAACCGCTTACCAAAAAGTGTACAATCAATGGCAACAGGTTCGCCATGAATTGACCGGATTAAAAGAAAAGCAGTCCGCCTTCCAAAAAGAGTATGACTATAACCAGTTTCAGTACCAGGAGCTGGAAGACGCCCGTTTCCAGGAAAATGAATTGGAAGAAGCCGAGACGGAACTGAATATGCTTACCCATGCTGAGGGTATTCGGCAAACGCTGGATGGGGTAAACCAGGTATTACAGGAAGGAGAATCCCCTGTGGTACAGCAACTGCGTTCCCTCCAACACCAATTACAAGGCTATGCCGAAATGCTTCCCGGCCTCCCGGCCCTGTTGACACGCCTGCAATCAGCCTATGTGGAAGTGCAGGATATTGCGGATGAATTGGAGCGGATCGGTAACAAGGTACAGGTTGACCCCCGCCGCATGGAAGAATTGAATGAGCGGATGTCGCTGGGTTATCGATTATTGAAGAAACACGGGGTGAAAACCACGGCTGAATTGATTCAGATCCGACAGGAACTGGAGGGAAAACTCGGAGCTGTTTTGCAATTGGGTGATCAGATAAAAGAAAAAGAGAAGGAGGTGGTGGAATCAGAAGCCAGGGCCCAGCAATTGGCAAAATCTCTTTCTGCCGCCCGAAAAAAGCAGATCAAACCCCTGGAAGAAAAAGTCAACCAAATGCTCGCCCAGGTAGGCATGCCCAATGCGCGGCTGAAAGTGGAGATGAAGACGGGGACCCTTCAACTCAATGGTTTTGATGAGGTCGATTTTCTATTTGATGCCAATAAAAGCCAGCAATTTCTGCCGGTAGGTAAAGTGGCCAGTGGAGGCGAGCTAAGCCGTCTGATGCTTTGTATCAAATCGCAGGTGGCCCGTTCCATGAACCTTCCCACACTCATCTTTGATGAGATCGATACCGGCATATCCGGAGAAGCAGCGCGTCAGGTTGGCATTATCATGAAAGATCTCGCCATTGCGCGGCAGGTTATTTCCATTACACATCAACCGCAGATCGCCGGGAAAGCCGACCGACACTTTTTTGTTTATAAAGAGATCAAAGGCGATGCTGTACGCACCAGCGTCAAAGAACTCAGTATGGACGAACGGATCACCGCCATTGCCAAAATGCTGAGTGGAGAAAAACCTACCGCTGCCGCTATGGAGAATGCCCGGGAAATGGTCGGTAATTGA
- a CDS encoding glycosyltransferase family 2 protein — protein MILGKKVVVVLPAYNAARTIERTYKEIPMDIVDEVVLVDDQSNDETVQEAERLNIHHIVCHEKNLGYGGNQKTCYNKARDLNADLVIMLHPDYQYSPRLIHSIAYLIAHDIFPVVLGSRILGKGALKGGMPFYKYVSNRILTFFQNILLNQKLSEYHTGYRAFSREILESIPYESNSDDFIFDNQMLAQISYRGYPIGEITCPTRYFKGCSSINLRRSMVYGLGVLKVSLQYRMAKWGLMKPAYLTFSENGGLLKK, from the coding sequence ATGATTTTAGGCAAAAAAGTAGTGGTTGTCTTGCCAGCCTATAATGCGGCCCGTACGATCGAAAGAACGTATAAGGAGATTCCCATGGATATCGTGGATGAAGTGGTGCTGGTAGATGACCAGAGTAATGATGAAACGGTTCAGGAGGCTGAAAGACTGAATATCCATCACATCGTTTGCCATGAAAAAAACCTGGGGTATGGGGGTAATCAAAAGACCTGTTACAATAAAGCGCGTGATCTGAATGCCGATTTGGTGATCATGCTCCATCCCGATTACCAGTATAGCCCAAGACTGATACACAGTATTGCTTACCTGATCGCCCATGATATTTTTCCGGTGGTGCTAGGTTCGCGGATCCTCGGAAAGGGAGCCTTAAAAGGGGGAATGCCCTTTTATAAATACGTTTCCAATCGTATCCTGACCTTTTTCCAAAACATTTTACTCAATCAAAAACTTTCCGAATACCATACCGGATACCGGGCCTTCTCCCGTGAGATACTGGAATCCATTCCTTACGAATCCAATTCGGATGATTTTATTTTTGATAACCAGATGCTGGCGCAGATATCTTATCGGGGTTACCCGATCGGAGAGATCACCTGTCCTACACGGTACTTCAAAGGCTGTTCATCCATTAACCTGCGAAGAAGCATGGTGTATGGGCTCGGTGTATTGAAAGTGAGCCTGCAATACCGAATGGCCAAATGGGGATTAATGAAACCCGCCTATTTGACGTTCTCCGAGAACGGTGGCCTTCTGAAAAAATAG